A region from the Methylocystis iwaonis genome encodes:
- a CDS encoding DUF2336 domain-containing protein, which yields MQSDKSRGRIADASLLRVVVDQFVERPAHPIGDIKQFEQLALGLIDLLDAGSVARVVRPLCFYAETPRTIFARLFEKGGACAELALAFAPSLPREHLLATARQGEPALARALAQRTDLDREIVDALAQRGETETLRALAANWSAHLDTAARRALLLAARDDVTLARILLDRDDRAIEPEALFLAAMRLERTGIILNACRRALSSGHMEIRHAEPAFVARLESAALRRDRDAMAALLADALDCRKERARAVISDSQGEALALALAALGVDPDAATRLFLCADPAIAHDVERVRALVALVRSTPQRAAMQLVAAMTGAAKGERDAPRRLNARDEGAAASAWRRALPRAETVRKFDQSA from the coding sequence ATGCAGTCAGACAAGAGTCGCGGGCGAATTGCCGACGCCTCGCTTTTGCGGGTGGTTGTCGATCAATTCGTTGAACGACCCGCGCATCCGATCGGCGACATAAAGCAATTCGAACAGCTCGCGCTCGGCCTCATCGATCTTCTCGACGCGGGGTCGGTCGCCCGCGTCGTGCGGCCGCTGTGCTTTTATGCGGAAACCCCGCGGACGATCTTCGCCCGCCTGTTCGAGAAAGGCGGCGCTTGCGCGGAGCTGGCTTTGGCCTTCGCGCCGAGCCTGCCGCGCGAGCATCTGCTTGCAACGGCGCGGCAGGGAGAGCCGGCGCTCGCGCGCGCGCTGGCGCAACGCACGGATCTCGATCGCGAGATCGTGGACGCGCTCGCCCAGCGCGGCGAGACGGAGACGCTGCGCGCGCTTGCCGCCAATTGGTCCGCGCATCTCGATACGGCGGCGCGGCGCGCGCTCTTGCTGGCGGCGCGAGACGACGTCACTTTGGCGCGCATCCTCCTTGATCGCGACGATCGCGCGATCGAGCCCGAGGCGCTTTTTCTGGCGGCGATGCGGCTCGAACGCACGGGGATCATTCTCAACGCCTGCCGGCGCGCGCTCTCGAGCGGACATATGGAGATACGCCACGCCGAGCCGGCTTTCGTCGCGCGTCTCGAAAGCGCCGCGCTGCGCCGGGATCGCGATGCGATGGCGGCGCTCCTCGCCGACGCTCTGGACTGCCGGAAAGAGCGCGCCCGCGCCGTAATTTCGGATAGTCAGGGGGAGGCGTTGGCCTTGGCGCTGGCGGCGCTGGGCGTGGACCCCGACGCCGCGACCCGTTTGTTTCTCTGCGCCGATCCGGCGATTGCCCACGATGTGGAGCGCGTGCGCGCGCTTGTCGCTTTGGTGCGCTCGACGCCCCAGCGCGCCGCCATGCAGCTCGTCGCCGCGATGACGGGGGCGGCCAAAGGTGAAAGAGACGCGCCGCGCCGCCTCAATGCGCGCGACGAGGGGGCGGCCGCATCCGCTTGGCGACGCGCCCTGCCGCGCGCGGAGACGGTGCGCAAATTCGATCAATCGGCGTAA
- a CDS encoding DUF1491 family protein, producing MRLRSDIFVAALIRRAEVEGAVAMLRRRGAAEAGAVFIKLDRLDGRAAVYGPAPQSEAMPEGVDRLFSKVHKGDWVEPAEAEARLKREIMFDPDLWFIEIEDRDGRVFVELAA from the coding sequence ATGCGTCTGCGATCCGATATTTTTGTAGCTGCCCTCATCCGCCGCGCCGAGGTGGAGGGAGCGGTCGCCATGTTGCGGCGGCGCGGCGCCGCGGAAGCGGGCGCCGTCTTCATCAAGCTCGATCGCCTCGACGGCCGCGCCGCCGTCTACGGCCCCGCCCCGCAAAGCGAAGCGATGCCCGAGGGCGTCGATCGGCTGTTCTCCAAAGTCCACAAGGGCGACTGGGTCGAACCGGCCGAGGCGGAGGCCCGCCTCAAGCGCGAGATCATGTTCGACCCCGACCTTTGGTTCATCGAGATCGAAGACCGCGACGGCCGCGTCTTCGTTGAGCTGGCGGCGTGA
- a CDS encoding dicarboxylate/amino acid:cation symporter, with amino-acid sequence MQSAQAKPAGVLARWRAIPLYLRIIAGVALGLFAGVALGADAAPLAMPAKLVLRVLGALAPPLILLAIVQALMRAHLGGGEARRLVSLLLTNTLVAIGVGLLVANIVQPGAWTTAGPPPAPAAKASGAVDPLAQFFDAVPKSIAGPFSDDGAVMGVIFIALAFGVALRGVRHHEVRTVEDLVHVALTSLVAILHWIIDFVPLAVFGIVASIVGVKGFHDFVALGGFVLAVLIGLALQAGYYMTRVRLQSWVRPLDLLRGVRDALVMAFSTGSSTATMPVTYECLRQNVGLREQSASMGALVGSNFNNDGTALYEAMSALFVAQLLGMHLTLGQQFTVVLTSVIASVGAAGIPEAGLVTMTMVFKAVALPTDYIAMLLTVDWLLDRCRTAINVMGDVTVSCLLDGKTRHSGGENELLNKDTHSSRP; translated from the coding sequence TTGCAATCCGCCCAGGCCAAACCCGCTGGCGTCCTCGCGCGCTGGCGCGCCATTCCGCTTTATCTGCGCATCATCGCCGGCGTCGCGCTCGGCCTCTTCGCGGGCGTCGCGCTCGGCGCGGACGCCGCGCCGCTCGCCATGCCCGCCAAGCTCGTTTTGCGCGTGCTCGGCGCGCTGGCGCCGCCGCTCATTCTGCTCGCCATCGTCCAGGCGCTCATGCGCGCCCATTTGGGCGGCGGCGAGGCCCGGCGGCTGGTCTCCCTGCTTTTGACCAATACGCTCGTCGCCATCGGCGTCGGCCTGCTTGTCGCCAATATCGTACAGCCCGGCGCCTGGACGACGGCCGGCCCGCCCCCGGCGCCCGCCGCCAAGGCCTCCGGCGCCGTCGATCCGCTCGCGCAGTTCTTCGACGCCGTGCCCAAGAGCATCGCCGGGCCCTTTTCCGACGACGGCGCGGTCATGGGCGTCATCTTCATCGCGCTGGCCTTCGGCGTCGCCTTGCGCGGCGTCAGGCATCATGAGGTGCGCACGGTCGAAGACCTCGTGCATGTCGCGCTCACGAGCCTCGTCGCGATCCTGCACTGGATCATCGACTTCGTGCCGCTCGCCGTCTTCGGCATCGTCGCGAGCATCGTCGGCGTGAAAGGTTTCCATGATTTCGTGGCGCTCGGCGGCTTCGTGCTCGCTGTCCTTATCGGGCTCGCGCTGCAGGCCGGCTATTACATGACGCGGGTGCGGCTTCAGAGCTGGGTGCGGCCGCTCGACCTCCTCCGTGGCGTGCGTGACGCGCTGGTGATGGCCTTTTCCACCGGCAGCTCGACCGCCACCATGCCGGTCACATATGAATGCCTGCGGCAGAATGTGGGGCTGCGCGAGCAATCGGCGAGCATGGGCGCGCTTGTCGGCTCGAATTTCAATAATGACGGCACGGCGCTTTATGAGGCCATGTCGGCGCTTTTCGTGGCGCAATTGCTCGGCATGCATCTGACGCTCGGCCAGCAGTTCACGGTCGTTCTGACCTCGGTCATCGCCTCAGTCGGCGCCGCCGGCATTCCGGAGGCCGGGCTCGTCACCATGACCATGGTGTTCAAGGCCGTGGCGCTGCCGACCGATTACATCGCCATGCTGCTGACAGTGGATTGGCTCCTCGACCGCTGCCGCACCGCGATCAATGTCATGGGCGACGTGACGGTGAGCTGCCTCTTGGACGGCAAGACACGCCACAGCGGCGGCGAGAACGAACTTCTAAATAAGGACACGCACTCATCACGGCCATGA
- a CDS encoding peptidoglycan-binding domain-containing protein, whose translation MRDLSLSASRYDEFPEERAPRRRGPAPEPEFHDEPFRLPKKKRSVLARVFAPHRVGVMLLLGIGGLAFVGVPMNALFLQDGHHPAPLFSSRKLAPRYVEESDAPTPRARPAQMETAVETDLAAKPEPAPALPAAKPTKADAAALKAVILKTEASPAAKIEKKREPVSHDQIAAVLGGPETAKTTASKPARAQTQSKPQAQPLPKPEAQTQPKPEAQTLAPSEGVAFAQRALQRLGYVVKADGVMSDGTRRAIEKFERDNGLPPKGELTAKVAKLLASRAATPH comes from the coding sequence TTGCGTGACCTCTCGCTCAGCGCCTCCAGATACGACGAATTCCCCGAGGAACGCGCGCCCCGGCGGCGCGGCCCCGCTCCCGAACCGGAGTTCCACGACGAGCCGTTTCGCTTGCCGAAGAAGAAGCGTTCGGTGCTCGCGCGCGTTTTCGCGCCCCATCGCGTGGGCGTGATGTTGCTTTTGGGCATCGGCGGGCTGGCGTTTGTGGGCGTGCCGATGAACGCCCTCTTCCTGCAGGACGGCCATCACCCCGCCCCGCTCTTCTCCTCGCGCAAGCTTGCGCCGCGCTATGTCGAAGAGTCCGACGCGCCGACTCCGCGCGCGCGCCCGGCTCAGATGGAAACCGCCGTCGAGACGGATTTGGCGGCGAAGCCGGAGCCGGCGCCAGCGCTTCCCGCTGCCAAGCCCACAAAGGCGGACGCAGCGGCGCTGAAGGCCGTGATCCTGAAAACCGAGGCGTCGCCGGCCGCCAAGATCGAAAAGAAGCGCGAGCCCGTCTCTCACGACCAGATCGCGGCCGTGTTGGGCGGCCCGGAGACGGCGAAGACCACAGCCTCCAAGCCTGCTCGGGCGCAGACTCAGAGCAAGCCTCAGGCGCAGCCCCTGCCCAAGCCCGAGGCGCAGACGCAGCCCAAGCCCGAGGCGCAGACGCTGGCCCCGAGCGAGGGCGTGGCCTTCGCGCAGCGCGCGCTACAGCGGCTCGGCTATGTGGTGAAAGCTGACGGCGTGATGAGCGACGGCACCCGCCGCGCGATCGAAAAATTCGAGCGCGACAATGGCCTGCCCCCCAAGGGCGAGCTTACCGCCAAGGTCGCCAAGCTGCTGGCCAGCCGCGCCGCAACGCCGCACTGA
- a CDS encoding ComEC/Rec2 family competence protein, translating to MSEATRAAERDEREGALALRLAPHARRLASALRDAYAQETELRRPFLWRAVATGAGVVLYFAAEREPSLFLCLGALTGFGALAFATRRHARAYALFLALALVAAGFTSGAWRAARVAAPIVPRVGVGELTGFVEEIDPRRAGARFVLRVASAEGLPGGVAPSRVRLTMRGEPNFAAGDFIALKARLMPPARAALPGGYDFSRDAFFAGLGGVGNALGRIETMPPPDPAPLSLRFFASVDRIRNALALRVYKTIGGDAGAIAAAMVTGKRDFLSESAKDLIRRAGIFHIVTISGMQMTLVAGIFFVGLRRLLAMSQALALNYPIKKWAAALAMIGAILYDIGTGSRVGTERALVMTLIMLGAVLFDRPSLSMRNLALAAFAVMAVEPEAIMGASFQLSFAAVAALIAIYEWRGEQLTERSTRTAGVGLRSRLAAGRETIAERLLHGPGAALVATLCATSATASFMAYDFHELSPYVLIGNPMTLMAIEFFAVPCALIGAALYPFGLDGFIWRYLEMGINLVIWLAGLIANAPGASLHVKAFAPWAMVFLALAVLSAVLWRTWMWRATAIPLALIGLMGATNAERFDIAIPATGEAAALRRPSGELALLGKKPGAFAAEQWLRADADARAVDEAKAASCDDYGCIGKAADGRIVALATSRAALLEDCARAAIIVTPLRAPEGCEAPIVIDRRKLAETGAVSLRILEGGALAWTTARGVDEDRPWSPKPAQQIRRAVAQEDESAEEAELAEPLE from the coding sequence GTGAGCGAGGCGACGCGCGCGGCCGAGAGAGACGAGCGCGAGGGCGCCCTCGCCCTCCGGCTCGCGCCGCACGCGCGAAGGCTCGCGAGCGCCCTGCGCGACGCCTATGCGCAGGAAACCGAGCTGCGGCGCCCTTTCCTGTGGCGCGCCGTCGCGACCGGCGCGGGCGTCGTCCTTTATTTCGCCGCCGAGCGTGAACCGTCTCTCTTTTTATGCCTCGGCGCGCTGACGGGTTTTGGCGCGCTCGCCTTCGCCACGCGCCGCCACGCCCGCGCATATGCGCTCTTTCTCGCGCTCGCATTGGTGGCCGCGGGCTTTACCTCCGGCGCCTGGCGCGCCGCGCGAGTCGCCGCGCCGATCGTGCCGCGCGTGGGCGTCGGCGAGCTCACCGGCTTCGTCGAAGAAATCGACCCGCGCCGCGCCGGCGCGCGCTTCGTGCTGCGGGTTGCAAGCGCCGAAGGTCTGCCGGGCGGCGTGGCTCCCTCCCGCGTGCGGCTCACCATGCGCGGCGAGCCGAATTTCGCCGCGGGCGATTTCATCGCCTTGAAGGCCCGGCTGATGCCGCCGGCCCGCGCGGCGCTTCCCGGCGGCTACGACTTCTCCCGCGACGCCTTTTTCGCGGGGCTGGGCGGCGTGGGCAATGCGCTGGGGCGGATCGAAACCATGCCGCCGCCCGATCCTGCGCCGCTGTCGTTGCGCTTTTTCGCCTCGGTCGATCGCATCCGCAACGCTTTGGCGCTGCGCGTCTACAAGACGATTGGCGGCGACGCGGGCGCCATCGCCGCCGCCATGGTGACCGGCAAGCGCGATTTTCTGTCGGAAAGCGCGAAGGATCTCATCCGCCGGGCCGGCATTTTCCACATCGTCACCATCTCCGGCATGCAGATGACGCTTGTCGCCGGCATTTTCTTCGTCGGCCTGCGGCGCTTGCTGGCCATGTCGCAGGCGCTCGCGCTCAACTATCCGATCAAGAAATGGGCGGCGGCGCTCGCGATGATCGGCGCTATTCTCTACGATATCGGCACGGGGTCGCGCGTCGGCACGGAACGCGCGCTGGTCATGACGCTGATCATGCTCGGGGCGGTGTTGTTCGACCGCCCCTCGCTCTCCATGCGCAATCTCGCGCTCGCGGCCTTCGCCGTCATGGCCGTCGAGCCCGAGGCGATCATGGGCGCGAGCTTCCAGCTTTCCTTCGCCGCCGTCGCGGCGCTCATCGCCATCTACGAATGGCGCGGCGAGCAGCTCACCGAGAGAAGCACGCGCACGGCTGGGGTCGGCCTGCGCAGCCGCCTCGCCGCGGGGCGAGAGACGATCGCCGAGCGTCTGCTGCATGGGCCGGGCGCGGCGCTTGTCGCAACGCTTTGCGCGACCTCCGCCACCGCCTCCTTCATGGCCTATGATTTCCACGAGTTGAGCCCTTATGTGCTCATCGGCAATCCGATGACGCTGATGGCGATCGAGTTCTTCGCCGTGCCCTGCGCTTTGATCGGCGCGGCGCTCTATCCCTTCGGCCTCGACGGTTTCATCTGGCGCTACCTCGAGATGGGGATCAATCTCGTGATCTGGCTCGCCGGCCTCATCGCCAACGCGCCTGGAGCGAGCCTGCATGTGAAGGCCTTCGCGCCCTGGGCGATGGTCTTTCTGGCGCTCGCCGTTCTATCGGCGGTTCTGTGGCGAACATGGATGTGGCGGGCGACGGCGATCCCGCTCGCTTTGATCGGCCTTATGGGCGCGACCAACGCCGAGCGCTTCGACATCGCCATTCCCGCGACCGGAGAGGCGGCCGCTCTGCGCCGGCCGTCGGGCGAGCTCGCGCTGCTCGGCAAGAAGCCCGGCGCCTTCGCCGCGGAACAATGGCTGCGCGCCGACGCGGACGCGCGCGCCGTCGACGAGGCGAAAGCGGCGTCCTGCGACGACTATGGCTGTATCGGCAAGGCCGCCGACGGGAGGATCGTCGCATTGGCGACGTCACGCGCAGCGCTTCTCGAAGACTGCGCCCGCGCCGCAATCATCGTCACGCCGCTGCGGGCGCCGGAAGGCTGCGAAGCGCCGATCGTGATCGACCGGCGCAAGCTCGCCGAAACCGGCGCGGTCTCGCTACGCATTCTGGAAGGCGGCGCGCTCGCGTGGACGACGGCGCGAGGCGTCGACGAAGACCGGCCCTGGTCGCCGAAACCCGCGCAGCAGATCAGACGCGCGGTGGCGCAGGAGGATGAAAGCGCTGAGGAAGCGGAGCTTGCGGAGCCGCTGGAGTAA